A DNA window from Pongo abelii isolate AG06213 chromosome 2, NHGRI_mPonAbe1-v2.0_pri, whole genome shotgun sequence contains the following coding sequences:
- the USP19 gene encoding ubiquitin carboxyl-terminal hydrolase 19 isoform X33: MSGGASATGPRRGPPGLEDATSKKKQKDRANQESKDGDPRKETGSRSVAQAGLELLASGDPSASASHAAGITGSRHRTRLFFPSSSGSASTPQEEQTKEELLLDWRQSAEEVIVKLRVGVVPLQLEDVDAAFTDTDCVVRFAGGQQWGGVFYAEIKSSCAKVQTRKGSLLHLTLPKKVPMLTWPSLLVEADEQLCIPPLNPQTCLLGSEENLAPLAGEKAVPPGNDAVSPAMVRSRNPGKDDCAKEEMAVAADAATLVDEPESMVNLAFVKNDSYEKGPDSVVVHVYVKEICRDTSRVLFREQDFTLIFQTRDGNFLRLHPGCGPQATFRWQVKLRNLIEPEQCTFCFTASRIDICLRKRQSQRWGGLEAPAARGAVGGAKVAVPTGPTPLDSTPPGGAPHPLTGQEEARAVEKDKSKARSEDTGLDSVATRTPMEHVTPKPETHLASPKPTCMVPPMPHSPVSGDSVEEEEEEEKKVCLPGFTGLVNLGNTCFMNSVIQSLSNTRELRDFFHDRSFEAEINYNNPLGTGGRLAIGFAVLLRALWKGTHHAFQPSKLKAIVASKASQFTGYAQHDAQEFMAFLLDGLHEDLNRIQNKPYTETVDSDGRPDEVVAEEAWQRHKMRNDSFIVDLFQGQYKSKLVCPVCAKVSITFDPFLYLPVPLPQKQKVLPVFYFAREPHSKPIKFLVSISKENSTASEVLDSLSQNVHVKPENLRLAEVIKNRFHRVFLPSHSLDTVSPSDMLLCFELLSSELAKERVVVLEVQQRPQVPSVPISKCAACQRKQQSEDEKLKRCTRCYRVGYCNQLCQKTHWPDHKGLCRPENIGYPFLVSVPASRLTYARLAQLLEGYARYSVSVFQPPFQPGRMALESQSPGCTTLLSTGSLEAGDSERDPIQPPELQLVTPMAEGDTGLPRVWAAPDRGPVPSTSGISSEMLASGPIEVGSLPAGERVSRPEAAVPGYQHPSEAMNAHTPQFFIYKIDSSNREQRLEDKGDTPLELGDDCSLALVWRNNERLQEFVLVASKELECAEDPGSAGEAARAGHFTLDQCLNLFTRPEVLAPEEAWYCPQCKQHREASKQLLLWRLPNVLIVQLKRFSFRSFIWRDKINDLVEFPVRNLDLSKFCIGQKEEQLPSYDLYAVINHYGGMIGGHYTACARLPNDRSSQRSDVGWRLFDDSTVTTVDESQVVTRYAYVLFYRRRNSPVERPPRAGHSEHHPDLGPAAEAAASQASRIWQELEAEEEPVPEGPGPLGPWGPQDWVGPLPRGPTTPDEGCLRYFVLGTVAALVALVLNVFYPLVSQSRWR, translated from the exons ATGTCTGGCGGGGCCAGTGCCACAGGCCCAAGGAGAGGGCCCCCAGGACTGGAGGACGCCACTAGTAAGAAGAAGCAGAAGGATCGAGCAAACCAGGAGAGCAAGGATGGAGATCCTAGGAAAG agacagggtctcgatctgttgcccaggctggtcttgaacttctggcctcaggtgatccttctgcctcagcctcccatgcagctgggatcacaggctcacGCCACCGTACCCGGCTGTTCTTTCCTTCATCATCAGGGTCAGCATCCACTCCTCAAGAGGAGCAGACCAAAGAGG AGTTGTTGCTCGATTGGAGGCAGAGTGCAGAAGAGGTGATTGTCAAGCTTCGTGTGGGAGTAGTTCCCCTGCAGCTGGAGGATGTAGATGCTGCTTTCACAGATACGGACTGTGTGGTGCGGTTTGCAG GTGGTCAGCAGTGGGGTGGTGTCTTCTATGCTGAGATAAAAAGCTCTTGTGCTAAAGTGCAAACCCGCAAGGGCAGTCTCCTGCACCTGACACTGCCCAAAAAGGTGCCTATGCTCACGTGGCCCTCCCTCCTG GTTGAGGCTGATGAACAGCTTTGCATACCACCGCTGAACCCCCAaacctgcctcctgggctcagaggaGAATTTAGCCCCTTTGGCAGGAGAGAAAGCAGTGCCTCCCGGGAATGACGCAGTCTCTCCAGCCATGGTCCGGAGCAGAAACCCTGGGAAAGATGACTGTGCCAAGGAGGAGATGGCAGTGGCAGCAGATGCTGCAACCTTGGTGGATG AGCCTGAGTCGATGGTGAACCTGGCATTTGTCAAGAATGACTCGTATGAGAAGGGCCCGGATTCAGTGGTGGTGCACGTGTACGTGAAGGAGATCTGCAGGGACACCTCGAGAGTACTTTTCCGTGAGCAGGACTTCACGCTCATCTTCCAGACcag GGATGGAAACTTCCTGAGGCTGCACCCAGGCTGTGGGCCCCAAGCCACCTTCCGTTGGCAGGTGAAGCTCAG GAATCTGATTGAGCCAGAGCAGTGCACCTTCTGTTTCACGGCTTCTCGCATCGACATCTGCCTTCGTAAGAGGCAGAGTCAGCGCTGGGGGGGCCTGGAGGCCCCGGCTGCACGAG GTGCAGTGGGTGGTGCAAAGGTTGCCGTGCCGACAGGTCCAACTCCTCTGGATTCAACCCCACCAGGAGgtgctccccaccccctgacaggccaaGAGGAGGCCCGGGCTGTGGAGAAGGATAAATCCAAGGCACGATCTGAGGACACGGGGCTAGACAGTGTGGCAACCCGCACACCCATGGAGCATGTAACCCCAAAGCCAGAGACACACCTGGCCTCG CCCAAGCCTACATGCATGGTGCCTCCCATGCCCCACAGCCCAGTTAGTGGAGACAgcgtggaggaggaggaagaggaagagaagaaggtgtGTCTGCCAGGCTTCACTGGCCTTGTCAATTTAGGCAACACCTGCTTCATGAACAGCGTCATTCAGTCTCTGTCCAACACTCGGGAACTCCGGGACTTCTTCCATG ACCGCTCCTTTGAGGCTGAGATCAACTACAACAACCCACTAGGGACTGGTGGGCGTCTGGCCATTGGCTTTGCCGTGCTGCTTCGGGCGCTGTGGAAGGGCACCCACCATGCCTTCCAGCCTTCCAAATTGAAG GCCATTGTGGCGAGTAAGGCCAGCCAGTTCACAGGCTATGCACAGCATGATGCCCAGGAGTTCATGGCTTTCCTGCTGGATGGGCTGCACGAGGACCTGAATCGCATTCAGAACAAGCCCTACACAGAGACCGTGGATTCAGATGGGCGGCCCGATGAG GTGGTAGCTGAGGAAGCATGGCAGCGGCACAAGATGAGGAATGACTCTTTCATCGTGGACCTATTTCAGGGGCAGTACAAGTCAAAGCTGGTGTGCCCTGTGTGTGCCAAG GTCTCCATCACTTTTGACCCGTTTCTTTATCTGCCAGTGCCCTTGCCACAAAAGCAAAAGGTTCTCCCTGTCTTTTATTTTGCCCGAGAGCCCCACAGCAAGCCCATCAAG TTCCTGGTGAGCATCAGCAAGGAGAACTCCACTGCGAGCGAAGTATTGGACTCCCTCTCTCAGAACGTTCATGTGAAGCCTGAGAACCTGCGTTTGGCGGAG GTAATTAAGAATCGTTTCCATCGTGTGTTCCTACCCTCCCACTCACTGGACACTGTGTCCCCATCTGATATGCTCCTCTGCTTTGAGCTGCTATCCTCAGAGTTGGCTAAGGAGCGGGTAGTGGTGCTAGAGGTGCAACAG CGCCCCCAGGTGCCCAGCGTCCCCATCTCCAAGTGTGCAGCCTGCCAGCGGAAGCAACAGTCGGAGGATGAGAAGCTGAAGCGCTGTACCCGGTGCTACCGTGTGGGCTACTGCAACCA GCTCTGCCAGAAAACCCACTGGCCTGACCACAAGGGCCTCTGCCGACCTGAGAACATTGGCTACCCCTTCCTGGTCAGTGTACCTGCCTCACGCCTCACTTATGCCCGCCTCGCTCAGTTGCTAGAGGGCTATGCCCG GTACTCTGTGAGTGTATTCCAGCCACCCTTTCAGCCAGGCCGCATGGCCTTGGAGTCTCAGAGCCCTGGCTGCACCACACTGCTCTCCACTGGCTCCCTGGAGGCTGGGGACAGCGAGAGGGACCCCATTCAGCCACCTGAGCTCCAGCTGGTGACCCCTATGGCTGAGGGGGACACAGGGCTTCCCCGGGTGTGGGCAGCCCCTGACCGGGGTCCTGTGCCCAGCACCAGTGGAATTTCTTCTGAGATGCTGGCCAGTGGGCCCATTGAGGTTGGCTCCTTGCCTGCTGGCGAGAGGGTGTCCCGACCCGAAG CTGCTGTGCCTGGGTACCAGCATCCAAGTGAAGCTATGAATGCCCACACACCCcagttcttcatctataaaattgacTCATCCAACCGAGAGCAGCGGCTAGAGGACAAAG GAGACACCCCACTGGAGCTGGGTGACGACTGTAGCCTGGCTCTCGTCTGGCGGAACAATGAGCGCTTGCAAGAGTTTGTGTTGGTAGCCTCCAAGGAGCTGGAATGTGCTGAGGATCCAGGCTCTGCTGGTGAGGCTGCCCGGGCCGGCCACTTCACCCTGGACCAGTGCCTCAACCTCTTCACACGGCCTGAGGTGCTGGCACCCGAGGAGGCCTG GTACTGCCCACAGTGCAAACAGCACCGTGAGGCCTCCAAGCAGCTGTTGCTATGGCGCCTGCCAAATGTTCTCATCGTGCAGCTCAAGCGCTTCTCCTTTCGTAGTTTTATTTGGCGTGACAAGATCAATGACTTGGTGGAGTTCCCTGTTAG GAACCTGGACCTGAGCAAGTTCTGCATTGGTCAGAAAGAGGAGCAGCTGCCCAGCTACGATCTATATGCTGTCATCAACCACTATGGAGGCATGATTGGTGGCCACTACACTGCCTGTGCACGCCTGCCCAATGATCGTAGCAGTCAGCGCAGTGACGTGG GCTGGCGCTTGTTTGATGACAGCACAGTGACAACGGTAGACGAGAGCCAGGTTGTGACGCGTTATGCCTATGTACTCTTCTACCGCCGGCGGAACTCTCCTGTGGAGAGGCCCCCCAGGGCAGGTCACTCTGAGCACCACCCAGACCTAGGCCCTGCAGCTGAGGCTGCTGCCAGCCAG GCTTCCCGGATTtggcaggagctggaggctgaggaggagccGGTGCCTGAGGGGCCTGGGCCCCTGGGTCCCTGGGGGCCCCAAGACTGGGTGGGCCCCCTGCCACGTGGCCCTACCACACCAGATGAGGGCTGCCTCCGGTACTTTGTCCTGGGCACCGTGGCAGCTTTGGTGGCCCTCGTGCTCAACGTGTTCTATCCTCTGGTATCCCAGAGTCGCTGGAGATGA
- the USP19 gene encoding ubiquitin carboxyl-terminal hydrolase 19 isoform X16, whose product MSGGASATGPRRGPPGLEDATSKKKQKDRANQESKDGDPRKETGSRSVAQAGLELLASGDPSASASHAAGITGSRHRTRLFFPSSSGSASTPQEEQTKEGACEDPHDLLATPPPELLLDWRQSAEEVIVKLRVGVVPLQLEDVDAAFTDTDCVVRFAGGQQWGGVFYAEIKSSCAKVQTRKGSLLHLTLPKKVPMLTWPSLLKKPLGTQELVLGLQCQENGQELSPIALEPGPEPHRAKQEARNQKRAQGRGEVGSGAGPGAQAGPSAKRAVHLCRGPEGEGSRDDPGPRGDAPPFVADPATQVEADEQLCIPPLNPQTCLLGSEENLAPLAGEKAVPPGNDAVSPAMVRSRNPGKDDCAKEEMAVAADAATLVDEPESMVNLAFVKNDSYEKGPDSVVVHVYVKEICRDTSRVLFREQDFTLIFQTRDGNFLRLHPGCGPQATFRWQVKLRNLIEPEQCTFCFTASRIDICLRKRQSQRWGGLEAPAARGAVGGAKVAVPTGPTPLDSTPPGGAPHPLTGQEEARAVEKDKSKARSEDTGLDSVATRTPMEHVTPKPETHLASPKPTCMVPPMPHSPVSGDSVEEEEEEEKKVCLPGFTGLVNLGNTCFMNSVIQSLSNTRELRDFFHDRSFEAEINYNNPLGTGGRLAIGFAVLLRALWKGTHHAFQPSKLKAIVASKASQFTGYAQHDAQEFMAFLLDGLHEDLNRIQNKPYTETVDSDGRPDEVVAEEAWQRHKMRNDSFIVDLFQGQYKSKLVCPVCAKVSITFDPFLYLPVPLPQKQKVLPVFYFAREPHSKPIKFLVSISKENSTASEVLDSLSQNVHVKPENLRLAEVIKNRFHRVFLPSHSLDTVSPSDMLLCFELLSSELAKERVVVLEVQQRPQVPSVPISKCAACQRKQQSEDEKLKRCTRCYRVGYCNQLCQKTHWPDHKGLCRPENIGYPFLVSVPASRLTYARLAQLLEGYARYSVSVFQPPFQPGRMALESQSPGCTTLLSTGSLEAGDSERDPIQPPELQLVTPMAEGDTGLPRVWAAPDRGPVPSTSGISSEMLASGPIEVGSLPAGERVSRPEAAVPGYQHPSEAMNAHTPQFFIYKIDSSNREQRLEDKGDTPLELGDDCSLALVWRNNERLQEFVLVASKELECAEDPGSAGEAARAGHFTLDQCLNLFTRPEVLAPEEAWYCPQCKQHREASKQLLLWRLPNVLIVQLKRFSFRSFIWRDKINDLVEFPVRNLDLSKFCIGQKEEQLPSYDLYAVINHYGGMIGGHYTACARLPNDRSSQRSDVGWRLFDDSTVTTVDESQVVTRYAYVLFYRRRNSPVERPPRAGHSEHHPDLGPAAEAAASQGLGPGQAPEVAPTRTAPERFAPPVDRPAPTYSNMEEVD is encoded by the exons ATGTCTGGCGGGGCCAGTGCCACAGGCCCAAGGAGAGGGCCCCCAGGACTGGAGGACGCCACTAGTAAGAAGAAGCAGAAGGATCGAGCAAACCAGGAGAGCAAGGATGGAGATCCTAGGAAAG agacagggtctcgatctgttgcccaggctggtcttgaacttctggcctcaggtgatccttctgcctcagcctcccatgcagctgggatcacaggctcacGCCACCGTACCCGGCTGTTCTTTCCTTCATCATCAGGGTCAGCATCCACTCCTCAAGAGGAGCAGACCAAAGAGG GAGCTTGTGAAGACCCTCATGATCTCTTGGCTACTCCCCCTCCAGAGTTGTTGCTCGATTGGAGGCAGAGTGCAGAAGAGGTGATTGTCAAGCTTCGTGTGGGAGTAGTTCCCCTGCAGCTGGAGGATGTAGATGCTGCTTTCACAGATACGGACTGTGTGGTGCGGTTTGCAG GTGGTCAGCAGTGGGGTGGTGTCTTCTATGCTGAGATAAAAAGCTCTTGTGCTAAAGTGCAAACCCGCAAGGGCAGTCTCCTGCACCTGACACTGCCCAAAAAGGTGCCTATGCTCACGTGGCCCTCCCTCCTG AAGAAACCTCTAGGGACCCAGGAGCTGGTGCTGGGGCTGCAGTGCCAGGAGAATGGGCAGGAACTGTCTCCCATTGCCCTGGAGCCAGGCCCTGAGCCCCACCGGGCTAAGCAGGAGGCCCGGAACCAGAAGCGGGCCCAGGGCCGTGGTGAGGTAGGCTCAGGGGCTGGCCCCGGGGCCCAGGCAGGGCCCAGCGCCAAGAGGGCTGTGCATCTCTGCAGAGGGCCAGAGGGGGAAGGGTCCAGGGATGACCCTGGACCCCGGGGTGATGCCCCACCCTTCGTGGCTGACCCAGCCACCCAG GTTGAGGCTGATGAACAGCTTTGCATACCACCGCTGAACCCCCAaacctgcctcctgggctcagaggaGAATTTAGCCCCTTTGGCAGGAGAGAAAGCAGTGCCTCCCGGGAATGACGCAGTCTCTCCAGCCATGGTCCGGAGCAGAAACCCTGGGAAAGATGACTGTGCCAAGGAGGAGATGGCAGTGGCAGCAGATGCTGCAACCTTGGTGGATG AGCCTGAGTCGATGGTGAACCTGGCATTTGTCAAGAATGACTCGTATGAGAAGGGCCCGGATTCAGTGGTGGTGCACGTGTACGTGAAGGAGATCTGCAGGGACACCTCGAGAGTACTTTTCCGTGAGCAGGACTTCACGCTCATCTTCCAGACcag GGATGGAAACTTCCTGAGGCTGCACCCAGGCTGTGGGCCCCAAGCCACCTTCCGTTGGCAGGTGAAGCTCAG GAATCTGATTGAGCCAGAGCAGTGCACCTTCTGTTTCACGGCTTCTCGCATCGACATCTGCCTTCGTAAGAGGCAGAGTCAGCGCTGGGGGGGCCTGGAGGCCCCGGCTGCACGAG GTGCAGTGGGTGGTGCAAAGGTTGCCGTGCCGACAGGTCCAACTCCTCTGGATTCAACCCCACCAGGAGgtgctccccaccccctgacaggccaaGAGGAGGCCCGGGCTGTGGAGAAGGATAAATCCAAGGCACGATCTGAGGACACGGGGCTAGACAGTGTGGCAACCCGCACACCCATGGAGCATGTAACCCCAAAGCCAGAGACACACCTGGCCTCG CCCAAGCCTACATGCATGGTGCCTCCCATGCCCCACAGCCCAGTTAGTGGAGACAgcgtggaggaggaggaagaggaagagaagaaggtgtGTCTGCCAGGCTTCACTGGCCTTGTCAATTTAGGCAACACCTGCTTCATGAACAGCGTCATTCAGTCTCTGTCCAACACTCGGGAACTCCGGGACTTCTTCCATG ACCGCTCCTTTGAGGCTGAGATCAACTACAACAACCCACTAGGGACTGGTGGGCGTCTGGCCATTGGCTTTGCCGTGCTGCTTCGGGCGCTGTGGAAGGGCACCCACCATGCCTTCCAGCCTTCCAAATTGAAG GCCATTGTGGCGAGTAAGGCCAGCCAGTTCACAGGCTATGCACAGCATGATGCCCAGGAGTTCATGGCTTTCCTGCTGGATGGGCTGCACGAGGACCTGAATCGCATTCAGAACAAGCCCTACACAGAGACCGTGGATTCAGATGGGCGGCCCGATGAG GTGGTAGCTGAGGAAGCATGGCAGCGGCACAAGATGAGGAATGACTCTTTCATCGTGGACCTATTTCAGGGGCAGTACAAGTCAAAGCTGGTGTGCCCTGTGTGTGCCAAG GTCTCCATCACTTTTGACCCGTTTCTTTATCTGCCAGTGCCCTTGCCACAAAAGCAAAAGGTTCTCCCTGTCTTTTATTTTGCCCGAGAGCCCCACAGCAAGCCCATCAAG TTCCTGGTGAGCATCAGCAAGGAGAACTCCACTGCGAGCGAAGTATTGGACTCCCTCTCTCAGAACGTTCATGTGAAGCCTGAGAACCTGCGTTTGGCGGAG GTAATTAAGAATCGTTTCCATCGTGTGTTCCTACCCTCCCACTCACTGGACACTGTGTCCCCATCTGATATGCTCCTCTGCTTTGAGCTGCTATCCTCAGAGTTGGCTAAGGAGCGGGTAGTGGTGCTAGAGGTGCAACAG CGCCCCCAGGTGCCCAGCGTCCCCATCTCCAAGTGTGCAGCCTGCCAGCGGAAGCAACAGTCGGAGGATGAGAAGCTGAAGCGCTGTACCCGGTGCTACCGTGTGGGCTACTGCAACCA GCTCTGCCAGAAAACCCACTGGCCTGACCACAAGGGCCTCTGCCGACCTGAGAACATTGGCTACCCCTTCCTGGTCAGTGTACCTGCCTCACGCCTCACTTATGCCCGCCTCGCTCAGTTGCTAGAGGGCTATGCCCG GTACTCTGTGAGTGTATTCCAGCCACCCTTTCAGCCAGGCCGCATGGCCTTGGAGTCTCAGAGCCCTGGCTGCACCACACTGCTCTCCACTGGCTCCCTGGAGGCTGGGGACAGCGAGAGGGACCCCATTCAGCCACCTGAGCTCCAGCTGGTGACCCCTATGGCTGAGGGGGACACAGGGCTTCCCCGGGTGTGGGCAGCCCCTGACCGGGGTCCTGTGCCCAGCACCAGTGGAATTTCTTCTGAGATGCTGGCCAGTGGGCCCATTGAGGTTGGCTCCTTGCCTGCTGGCGAGAGGGTGTCCCGACCCGAAG CTGCTGTGCCTGGGTACCAGCATCCAAGTGAAGCTATGAATGCCCACACACCCcagttcttcatctataaaattgacTCATCCAACCGAGAGCAGCGGCTAGAGGACAAAG GAGACACCCCACTGGAGCTGGGTGACGACTGTAGCCTGGCTCTCGTCTGGCGGAACAATGAGCGCTTGCAAGAGTTTGTGTTGGTAGCCTCCAAGGAGCTGGAATGTGCTGAGGATCCAGGCTCTGCTGGTGAGGCTGCCCGGGCCGGCCACTTCACCCTGGACCAGTGCCTCAACCTCTTCACACGGCCTGAGGTGCTGGCACCCGAGGAGGCCTG GTACTGCCCACAGTGCAAACAGCACCGTGAGGCCTCCAAGCAGCTGTTGCTATGGCGCCTGCCAAATGTTCTCATCGTGCAGCTCAAGCGCTTCTCCTTTCGTAGTTTTATTTGGCGTGACAAGATCAATGACTTGGTGGAGTTCCCTGTTAG GAACCTGGACCTGAGCAAGTTCTGCATTGGTCAGAAAGAGGAGCAGCTGCCCAGCTACGATCTATATGCTGTCATCAACCACTATGGAGGCATGATTGGTGGCCACTACACTGCCTGTGCACGCCTGCCCAATGATCGTAGCAGTCAGCGCAGTGACGTGG GCTGGCGCTTGTTTGATGACAGCACAGTGACAACGGTAGACGAGAGCCAGGTTGTGACGCGTTATGCCTATGTACTCTTCTACCGCCGGCGGAACTCTCCTGTGGAGAGGCCCCCCAGGGCAGGTCACTCTGAGCACCACCCAGACCTAGGCCCTGCAGCTGAGGCTGCTGCCAGCCAG GGACTAGGCCCTGGCCAGGCCCCCGAGGTGGCCCCCACGCGGACAGCCCCTGAACGCTTCGCCCCCCCTGTGGATCGGCCAGCCCCCACCTACAGCAACATGGAGGAGGTGGATTAG